One genomic segment of Ignavibacteriota bacterium includes these proteins:
- a CDS encoding PH domain-containing protein: MNFEPKKDLLYTIVIWSIPIFILPFLVFLYSKTMLIIFICAIGLSVWIWNSTNYKIEKGELFIKSWILRKYVKIENILKVRKTNNILSSYALSSERLEITEKSKNRFYIAPKDFNTFISELLKINPNIEIK, encoded by the coding sequence ATGAATTTTGAACCTAAAAAAGATTTGCTCTACACAATTGTAATTTGGAGTATTCCAATTTTCATATTACCATTTTTAGTTTTCCTATATTCAAAAACTATGTTAATTATTTTTATTTGTGCAATTGGACTTTCAGTTTGGATTTGGAACAGCACAAATTATAAAATTGAAAAAGGAGAATTATTTATAAAAAGTTGGATTTTAAGAAAGTATGTAAAAATTGAAAATATATTAAAAGTTAGAAAAACAAATAATATTTTATCTTCTTATGCGCTATCATCAGAAAGATTAGAAATTACTGAAAAATCTAAAAACAGATTTTATATAGCTCCAAAAGATTTCAATACTTTTATTTCTGAATTATTAAAAATTAATCCAAACATAGAAATTAAATAA
- a CDS encoding class I SAM-dependent methyltransferase yields METLEKTNQLTRKAYNKAAQKYYDLFYDELGKKEFDKNIIDEYLSLFNEKSILCSVGCGPCGHIENYIYQKGINIVGIDISEKCIKIAKNKNPKIHFEIGDFSKLKFKQNYFDGIISYYSIIDTPKKYLQNVFKEFNRVLKKNGYLLIVTKEGNSEGYEEELLDIKSKIYYSLFSMEEIQSALESSGFKNERILNRKPYIDEIQINRIYSISKKVT; encoded by the coding sequence ATGGAAACATTAGAAAAGACAAATCAATTAACAAGAAAAGCTTACAATAAAGCCGCTCAAAAATATTATGATTTATTTTATGACGAATTGGGGAAAAAAGAATTTGACAAAAATATAATTGATGAATATTTGAGTTTATTTAACGAAAAATCAATATTGTGTAGTGTTGGTTGTGGACCTTGTGGGCATATTGAAAATTATATCTATCAAAAAGGAATCAACATTGTTGGAATTGACATTTCAGAAAAATGTATAAAAATAGCAAAGAATAAAAACCCTAAAATACATTTTGAAATTGGAGATTTTTCAAAATTAAAATTCAAACAAAATTATTTTGACGGAATAATATCATATTATTCAATAATAGATACACCTAAAAAATATTTGCAAAATGTATTTAAAGAATTTAATAGAGTATTAAAAAAAAATGGTTATTTATTAATCGTTACAAAAGAAGGTAATTCTGAAGGATACGAAGAAGAATTATTAGACATAAAATCAAAAATCTATTATTCACTTTTTTCAATGGAAGAAATTCAATCGGCCTTGGAAAGTTCTGGTTTCAAAAATGAAAGAATCTTAAATAGAAAACCATATATAGATGAAATTCAAATTAATCGAATTTACTCAATAAGTAAAAAAGTAACATAA
- a CDS encoding outer membrane beta-barrel protein, with the protein MKNEILIIVVILFVITSTVYSQSNMNLNGTNSINVSFGFKMNSTTSASTTLSEVNTETNILIDLNYQYWFDNQWSVDASVGTFGASANVNYSNISTVTIIPLLFGFSYYPEKLAIGDVGRIHFGLNTGIYIGSGTQTKTSLDNLFSIGSDVVNETVFGVEPNLGIDFFISSWLKIGPKISYHFISNFKELGNKGYSGGVFAINLGILL; encoded by the coding sequence ATGAAGAACGAAATATTAATTATAGTAGTTATTCTTTTTGTTATTACTTCTACGGTTTATTCACAAAGTAATATGAATTTAAATGGGACTAATTCAATTAATGTAAGTTTTGGATTTAAGATGAATTCTACCACTTCAGCAAGTACAACTTTATCTGAGGTAAATACTGAGACAAATATTTTAATTGATTTAAATTATCAATATTGGTTTGATAACCAATGGTCTGTTGATGCTTCAGTAGGAACATTTGGAGCATCTGCAAATGTAAATTATTCCAATATATCAACAGTAACAATCATTCCATTATTATTTGGGTTCAGTTACTATCCGGAAAAATTAGCAATAGGAGATGTTGGAAGAATACATTTTGGATTAAATACTGGTATTTATATTGGCAGTGGAACACAAACAAAAACAAGTTTAGATAATTTATTTAGTATTGGAAGCGATGTAGTTAATGAAACAGTTTTCGGAGTTGAGCCAAATTTAGGAATAGATTTCTTTATTTCTAGTTGGTTAAAAATAGGGCCAAAAATATCATATCATTTTATTAGTAATTTTAAAGAATTGGGGAACAAAGGTTACAGTGGTGGGGTCTTTGCAATAAATTTGGGAATTCTATTATAA
- a CDS encoding toll/interleukin-1 receptor domain-containing protein has product MPKAFLSHASKQKFYVEKVASILGQDKIIYDVFTFEEGNKTIDEIFIGLEQSDVFVLFISNEALESEWVKKEIFNAEILIKENQIKGFYPIIIDNTKHSDTRIPEWIKEYNLRNVSKPTKAAERILQKLRIVAWEMFPQTKAKQQLFIGRDKFKKEFDERIFNYDIPTPISIIVSGLPQVGRRRFLQHSLINANKIRDYYFPPTINMHSSASIEDFILFLFDLGYVASIDRKDLVDFLNIPMEEKIELAKIILLEIYASDNIVYVVDNFSIVYKDGQIVDWYIELIDRLSKEIRKIFILIISRVVPNYTSLKNKDYIYSISLPGLDKNECKNLFQAHLDIENLDISLVDKKNFSELFTGFPTQIIFTVDYLKKVGIDELRNNLHVIAEYNSEHISSTIREYKDNVAAMSLLRILAEYDIISLKLLRKIFETEEEINLRELIVEFSKRSIIEYVGAIKEYMKLNDGVRDYILRLNLRMEDKYIKSIKDYSLLILKDYTDKDDTDMSELSIAFQTAIKNGNINEIPKELLIPSYYLNAITDLYRNGLYDSAIDIADNLFQNKKNIDRRIISEIRYWLCSALAKNRDKRFTTEVQFIGQPDHNFLFGFYYRLTRRYDVALERLFSLLHEYPNYIKAKRELVLVYINLEDYDSAYELAKESYYQRKSNPYYIHAYFRCLIKQKNNISDQKKELKFLLDQLETIPSRKAHEMFYSLKSEYFAYIDHNEEMAYRIIDEGIKEFPENIYTYLTKMEISRYYYNTDVLTTVLDTINSNFKMSELEYRLNYLSAQVISHGLNKDFQAAEKFIRDKIKTKYSVKTVDGLENELNRLPK; this is encoded by the coding sequence ATGCCTAAAGCATTTCTATCTCATGCAAGTAAACAAAAATTTTATGTTGAAAAAGTTGCAAGTATTCTTGGTCAAGATAAAATTATTTATGATGTATTTACGTTTGAAGAAGGTAATAAAACTATCGATGAAATATTTATTGGATTGGAGCAATCAGATGTATTTGTTTTATTTATTTCAAATGAAGCATTGGAAAGTGAGTGGGTAAAAAAAGAAATATTTAATGCTGAAATATTAATAAAAGAAAATCAAATAAAAGGTTTTTATCCTATTATTATTGATAATACAAAACACTCAGATACTAGAATTCCTGAATGGATTAAAGAATATAATCTAAGAAATGTTTCTAAACCTACAAAAGCAGCAGAACGAATTTTGCAAAAACTTCGAATTGTTGCATGGGAAATGTTCCCACAAACAAAAGCAAAACAACAACTGTTTATTGGTCGTGATAAATTTAAAAAGGAGTTTGATGAAAGAATTTTTAATTATGATATTCCAACTCCAATTTCCATTATTGTTTCTGGTTTACCACAGGTTGGTCGTAGAAGATTTCTTCAACATTCCTTAATTAATGCTAATAAAATAAGAGATTACTATTTCCCTCCAACTATTAATATGCATTCAAGTGCAAGTATAGAAGATTTTATACTATTTCTATTTGATCTTGGTTATGTAGCGAGTATTGATAGAAAAGATTTAGTTGATTTTTTAAATATCCCGATGGAAGAAAAAATTGAATTAGCTAAGATTATTCTACTAGAAATTTATGCTTCAGATAATATTGTTTATGTAGTTGACAATTTTAGCATTGTTTATAAAGATGGTCAAATCGTTGACTGGTATATAGAACTAATTGATCGATTAAGCAAAGAAATAAGGAAAATATTTATTCTTATAATTTCTCGTGTTGTTCCTAATTATACTAGCCTTAAAAATAAAGATTATATTTATTCTATATCACTACCAGGATTAGATAAAAATGAATGTAAAAATTTATTTCAAGCACACTTAGATATTGAGAATTTAGATATTTCTTTGGTTGATAAAAAAAATTTTTCAGAATTATTTACAGGATTTCCAACACAGATAATATTTACAGTTGATTACCTAAAAAAAGTTGGTATTGATGAATTAAGAAATAATTTACATGTAATTGCCGAATACAATTCTGAACATATAAGTTCGACAATACGAGAATATAAGGATAATGTTGCTGCAATGAGTTTACTAAGAATTTTAGCAGAATATGACATTATTAGTTTAAAACTTTTAAGAAAAATATTTGAAACTGAGGAGGAAATAAATTTACGTGAACTAATTGTTGAATTTTCTAAGAGATCAATAATTGAATATGTCGGAGCTATTAAAGAATATATGAAATTAAATGACGGTGTAAGAGATTATATTTTACGTCTTAATCTAAGAATGGAAGATAAATATATCAAATCGATTAAAGATTACTCCTTATTAATCTTAAAAGATTATACTGATAAAGATGATACAGATATGTCAGAATTATCAATCGCTTTTCAAACTGCAATAAAAAATGGTAATATTAATGAAATTCCAAAAGAATTACTTATTCCATCGTATTATCTTAATGCAATTACTGATCTATATAGAAATGGATTATATGATTCAGCAATTGATATAGCTGACAATTTGTTTCAAAATAAAAAAAATATTGATCGTCGAATAATTAGTGAAATAAGATATTGGTTATGTTCAGCATTAGCTAAAAATAGGGACAAAAGATTTACAACAGAAGTGCAATTTATTGGGCAACCTGATCATAATTTTTTGTTTGGATTTTATTATAGACTTACTAGACGTTATGACGTAGCATTAGAAAGACTTTTTAGTCTATTACATGAATATCCAAATTATATAAAAGCAAAGAGAGAGTTAGTACTTGTTTATATAAATTTAGAAGATTATGATTCTGCATATGAATTAGCAAAAGAAAGTTACTATCAGCGAAAATCAAATCCTTATTATATTCATGCTTATTTTCGTTGTCTTATTAAGCAAAAAAATAATATTTCTGATCAAAAAAAAGAACTTAAATTTTTACTAGATCAATTGGAGACAATTCCGAGTAGAAAGGCACATGAAATGTTTTATTCATTAAAATCAGAATATTTTGCATATATTGATCATAATGAGGAAATGGCTTATAGAATAATTGATGAGGGGATTAAAGAGTTTCCAGAAAACATTTATACATATTTAACAAAAATGGAAATAAGTAGATACTATTATAATACTGATGTTCTGACAACCGTACTTGATACGATAAATTCAAATTTTAAAATGTCAGAATTAGAGTATAGACTAAACTATCTAAGTGCACAAGTAATCAGTCATGGTCTAAATAAAGATTTCCAAGCCGCTGAAAAGTTTATTAGAGATAAAATTAAAACAAAATATTCTGTAAAAACAGTAGACGGATTAGAGAATGAATTAAATCGTTTACCAAAATAA
- a CDS encoding SdpI family protein, with protein MEILFLISGFVGILMIALSIPLILQKVKINHWYGIRLPETMKDEKFGLKLTD; from the coding sequence ATGGAAATATTATTTCTAATTTCTGGCTTTGTTGGAATTTTAATGATTGCATTATCAATTCCATTAATATTGCAAAAAGTAAAAATTAATCATTGGTACGGAATAAGATTACCAGAAACGATGAAAGATGAAAAGTTTGGTTTGAAACTAACAGATTAG
- a CDS encoding BrnT family toxin produces the protein MKNTFDNIEGFQWDNGNIEKNWLKHQVLHIECEQIFFNEPLIVADDVNHSEKENRWFALGRTDSDRKIFTVFTIRKNLIRIISARDMNKKEKRKYNEEIKKYSKI, from the coding sequence ATGAAAAATACTTTTGATAATATTGAAGGATTTCAATGGGATAATGGAAACATTGAGAAAAATTGGTTAAAACATCAAGTTTTACATATTGAATGTGAACAAATATTTTTCAATGAACCATTAATTGTTGCAGATGATGTTAATCATTCAGAAAAAGAAAATCGTTGGTTCGCTTTAGGAAGAACAGATTCAGATAGAAAAATATTTACTGTTTTTACAATAAGAAAAAACTTAATTAGAATAATTTCAGCAAGAGATATGAATAAAAAAGAGAAAAGAAAATACAATGAAGAAATTAAAAAATATTCCAAAATTTAA
- a CDS encoding PIN domain-containing protein: MNEIFFDTNLLIYAIDEESKYYISVQQILNNKENKLFTSSKNISEFLSVVTRNPKSSISIKEALVVVKDFQKIFTILYPTEKSNSIFIDLLKKYSPIGLRIHDFEIISISLSNNIKTIATVNKKDFIDVSEIELVLI, encoded by the coding sequence ATGAATGAAATATTTTTTGATACTAATTTATTAATATATGCAATTGATGAAGAATCAAAATATTATATTTCAGTGCAACAAATATTAAATAATAAAGAAAATAAATTATTCACTTCTTCTAAAAACATTTCAGAATTTTTATCTGTAGTTACTAGAAATCCTAAATCAAGTATTTCAATAAAAGAAGCGTTAGTTGTAGTAAAAGACTTTCAAAAAATATTCACAATATTATATCCAACCGAAAAATCCAATTCAATATTCATAGATTTATTAAAGAAGTATTCACCAATTGGACTCAGAATTCATGATTTTGAAATTATAAGCATTTCACTTTCAAATAATATTAAAACAATAGCTACTGTAAATAAAAAAGATTTTATTGATGTTAGTGAAATAGAATTAGTTTTAATTTAG